A part of Perca fluviatilis chromosome 15, GENO_Pfluv_1.0, whole genome shotgun sequence genomic DNA contains:
- the LOC120573904 gene encoding pleckstrin homology domain-containing family F member 2-like, translated as MATLTFERENRERIQAVENSFGPAGTPLSIPGRVLMGEGRLMKQGRRKPEPKDFFLFNDVLVYGSVFLNGRWHRKQKVVPLEDIQLEDMEDGELLKNQWLMRTPRKSFYVSASSSKEKRAWMEHIQDCQSNLLQGGSSQPGSTFAVTWIPDKAAYKCMRCLDKFTATKRRHHCRKCGFLVCKACSKHRAVIDHIHPTKRLRVCGLCYIRNEKDEQSRVRGDSTEKSSSEEDDEAASSEEKEEEEEEETKPSYDSSSWLDGTGTYVYPRPMHERAPVQHNHNNTATVSQT; from the exons ATGGCCACGTTAACGTTTGAGAGGGAGAACCGGGAGCGCATCCAGGCCGTGGAGAATTCCTTTGGTCCAGCAGGGACGCCCCTATCCATTCCGGGTCGGGTTCTGATGGGAGAGGGCCGTCTGATGAAGCAGGGGCGTCGGAAGCCCGAGCCGAAGGATTTCTTCCTCTTCAACGATGTGCTGGTGTACGGCAGCGTCTTCCTCAACGGCCGCTGGCACAGAAAGCAGAAAGTGGTCCCTCTAG AGGACATCCAGTTAGAGGACATGGAGGATGGTGAGCTACTGAAAAACCAATGGCTGATGCGTACACCACGCAAATCCTTTTATGTGTCTGCCTCTTCAAGCAAGGAGAAGCGGGCCTGGATGGAGCACATCCAAGACTGCCAGTCAAACCTGCTGCAGGGCGGCAGCAGCCAACCAGGTTCCACCTTTGCTGTTACCTGGATCCCCGACAAGGCCGCCTATAAATGCATGCGCTGCTTAGACAAGTTCACTGCGACCAAGCGTCGACATCACTGTCGAAAATGTGGCTTTTTGGTCTGCAAAGCATGCTCCAAGCATCGAGCCGTGATAGACCACATTCACCCCACAAAGAGGCTGAGGGTGTGCGGCCTCTGCTACATTAGGAATGAGAAAGATGAACAGTCTCGCGTGAGGGGAGACAGCACTGAAAAGAGTAGCTCAGAGGAGGACGATGAGGCAGCATCCAGcgaagagaaggaggaagaggaggaggaggagacgaaGCCGAGCTACGATTCCAGCAGCTGGCTGGATGGGACGGGCACCTATGTTTACCCGAGGCCGATGCATGAGCGGGCCCCAGTGCAACATAACCACAACAACACTGCCACAGTCTCCCAGacgtag
- the LOC120574173 gene encoding THAP domain-containing protein 1-like isoform X4: protein MSCSAFGCKQRQYQGCSINFFRFPLRDRRRLKQWVMNVRRQNWTPTPASRLCSMHFEEDQFLIDNMFRRRLKDTAVPTIFNFPPHLRKKEPPPRPTLNRSTGGVNDPLVSPADHYIVVVKQETVEEADVVVKQETAEETNFVEYGDIVRVTVGEVITDDMIMKTTSGNF, encoded by the exons aTGTCTTGTTCGGCGTTCGGTTGCAAACAAAGACAATATCAGGGATGTTCTATTAATTTCTTCCG ATTTCCTTTACGTGACCGTCGCAGGCTGAAACAATGGGTGATGAACGTGAGGAGGCAGAACTGGACCCCAACTCCAGCCTCACGTCTGTGCAGTATGCACTTTGAGGAGGATCAGTTCCTCATAGACAACATG TTCAGAAGGAGGCTGAAGGACACCGCTGTGCCGACTATTTTCAACTTTCCGCCACATTTGAGGAAAAAGGAGCCCCCTCCCAGGCCCACGCTGAACCGCTCTACTGGGGGGGTAAACGACCCTTTGGTTTCTCCTGCTGATCATTACATTGTCGTTGTGAAGCAAGAGACTGTCGAGGAGGCCGATGTCGTTGTGAAGCAAGAGACTGCTGAGGAGACCAATTTCGTTGAATATGGCGACATTGTTAGGGTCACAGTCGGTGAGGTCATCACTGATGACATGA TTATGAAGACGACCAGTGGAAACTTTTGA
- the LOC120574173 gene encoding uncharacterized protein LOC120574173 isoform X1 yields the protein MSCSAFGCKQRQYQGCSINFFRFPLRDRRRLKQWVMNVRRQNWTPTPASRLCSMHFEEDQFLIDNMFRRRLKDTAVPTIFNFPPHLRKKEPPPRPTLNRSTGGVNDPLVSPADHYIVVVKQETVEEADVVVKQETAEETNFVEYGDIVRVTVGEVITDDMSEYTTSGDLKTVMHDHIYFGQEEEDISLSSEHIYVSDPPTTLGHKANVAHDQPAVAVSEAPTTLASQANVLRGQLVLAVSEPHTTLPSQENVFHGQLVLAVSESPTSLTSQANAAHDQPVVAVSESPTTLAHKASAEHDHLSLALSDSPAKLKHQVRVLHEKLVLARKKFKLKCQQTRRMQSKLVSLKEETKALKTKLDDAEKQMAALSQKSINNGGKRRKAKAIPKEAKHPLKQQLLPTALIEIAFPAPPSPVPTSTQQDLK from the exons aTGTCTTGTTCGGCGTTCGGTTGCAAACAAAGACAATATCAGGGATGTTCTATTAATTTCTTCCG ATTTCCTTTACGTGACCGTCGCAGGCTGAAACAATGGGTGATGAACGTGAGGAGGCAGAACTGGACCCCAACTCCAGCCTCACGTCTGTGCAGTATGCACTTTGAGGAGGATCAGTTCCTCATAGACAACATG TTCAGAAGGAGGCTGAAGGACACCGCTGTGCCGACTATTTTCAACTTTCCGCCACATTTGAGGAAAAAGGAGCCCCCTCCCAGGCCCACGCTGAACCGCTCTACTGGGGGGGTAAACGACCCTTTGGTTTCTCCTGCTGATCATTACATTGTCGTTGTGAAGCAAGAGACTGTCGAGGAGGCCGATGTCGTTGTGAAGCAAGAGACTGCTGAGGAGACCAATTTCGTTGAATATGGCGACATTGTTAGGGTCACAGTCGGTGAGGTCATCACTGATGACATGAGTGAGTACACCACAAGCGGAGATTTAAAAACCGTTATGCATGATCATATATACTTTGGCCAAGAAGAGGAGGACATCTCTTTGAGCTCTGAGCACATCTACGTTTCTGATCCTCCCACGACACTCGGACATAAAGCAAATGTAGCACACGACCAACCCGCTGTAGCCGTTTCTGAGGCTCCCACGACACTCGCAAGTCAAGCAAATGTATTACGTGGTCAGCTAGTTTTAGCTGTCTCTGAGCCCCATACAACACTCCCAAGTCAAGAAAATGTATTCCATGGTCAGCTTGTTTTAGCGGTTTCTGAGTCCCCCACATCGCTCACAAGTCAAGCAAACGCGGCACACGATCAGCCTGTTGTAGCGGTTTCCGAGTCTCCCACAACACTCGCACATAAAGCAAGTGCAGAACACGATCACCTTTCATTAGCCCTCTCCGATTCTCCCGCGAAACTCAAACATCAAGTAAGGGTCCTACACGAGAAGCTTGTCTTAGCCCGCAAAAAGTTTAAGCTGAAGTGTCAGCAGACGAGGAGGATGCAATCAAAACTCGTGTCCTTGAAAGAGGAGACAAAGGCTCTAAAGACAAAGTTGGACGACGCTGAAAAGCAGATGGCCGCGCTATCGCAGAAGTCCATCAACAACGGAGGTAAACGCAGGAAAGCAAAAGCAATCCCAAAAGAAGCAAAGCATCCACTTAAGCAGCAACTGCTTCCTACTGCCCTGATCGAAATCGCTTTCCCTGCGCCGCCTTCCCCCGTGCCAACTTCCACACAACAGGACTTAAAGTGA
- the LOC120574889 gene encoding osteocalcin, with product MKTLAVLVLCSLAVVCLTSDASTGSQPADNPAQEGLFVEREQASAVVRQKRAAGELTLTQLESLREVCEANLACEDMMDTQGIIAAYTAYYGPIPY from the exons ATGAAGACTTTGGCCGTCCTGGTTCTCTGCTCCCTGGCTGTCGTCTGTCTGACTTCAG ATGCCTCCACTGGCTCCCAGCCTGCTGACAACCCTGCTCAGGAGG GTTTGTTTGTGGAGAGGGAGCAGGCCTCCGCTGTGGTGAGGCAGAAGAGAGCTGCTGGAGAGTTAACCCTGACCCAGCTGGAGAG CCTGAGAGAAGTGTGTGAGGCCAACTTGGCTTGCGAGGACATGATGGACACGCAGGGAATCATCGCCGCCTACACCGCCTACTACGGACCCATTCCCTATTAG
- the LOC120574173 gene encoding uncharacterized protein LOC120574173 isoform X3, translating to MSEYTTSGDLKTVMHDHIYFGQEEEDISLSSEHIYVSDPPTTLGHKANVAHDQPAVAVSEAPTTLASQANVLRGQLVLAVSEPHTTLPSQENVFHGQLVLAVSESPTSLTSQANAAHDQPVVAVSESPTTLAHKASAEHDHLSLALSDSPAKLKHQVRVLHEKLVLARKKFKLKCQQTRRMQSKLVSLKEETKALKTKLDDAEKQMAALSQKSINNGGKRRKAKAIPKEAKHPLKQQLLPTALIEIAFPAPPSPVPTSTQQDLK from the coding sequence ATGAGTGAGTACACCACAAGCGGAGATTTAAAAACCGTTATGCATGATCATATATACTTTGGCCAAGAAGAGGAGGACATCTCTTTGAGCTCTGAGCACATCTACGTTTCTGATCCTCCCACGACACTCGGACATAAAGCAAATGTAGCACACGACCAACCCGCTGTAGCCGTTTCTGAGGCTCCCACGACACTCGCAAGTCAAGCAAATGTATTACGTGGTCAGCTAGTTTTAGCTGTCTCTGAGCCCCATACAACACTCCCAAGTCAAGAAAATGTATTCCATGGTCAGCTTGTTTTAGCGGTTTCTGAGTCCCCCACATCGCTCACAAGTCAAGCAAACGCGGCACACGATCAGCCTGTTGTAGCGGTTTCCGAGTCTCCCACAACACTCGCACATAAAGCAAGTGCAGAACACGATCACCTTTCATTAGCCCTCTCCGATTCTCCCGCGAAACTCAAACATCAAGTAAGGGTCCTACACGAGAAGCTTGTCTTAGCCCGCAAAAAGTTTAAGCTGAAGTGTCAGCAGACGAGGAGGATGCAATCAAAACTCGTGTCCTTGAAAGAGGAGACAAAGGCTCTAAAGACAAAGTTGGACGACGCTGAAAAGCAGATGGCCGCGCTATCGCAGAAGTCCATCAACAACGGAGGTAAACGCAGGAAAGCAAAAGCAATCCCAAAAGAAGCAAAGCATCCACTTAAGCAGCAACTGCTTCCTACTGCCCTGATCGAAATCGCTTTCCCTGCGCCGCCTTCCCCCGTGCCAACTTCCACACAACAGGACTTAAAGTGA
- the LOC120574173 gene encoding uncharacterized protein LOC120574173 isoform X2 encodes MARVVCNDAFWYGWICLSMNRNRAKGKLLQVYKLIDGFGPQQTELSFRRRLKDTAVPTIFNFPPHLRKKEPPPRPTLNRSTGGVNDPLVSPADHYIVVVKQETVEEADVVVKQETAEETNFVEYGDIVRVTVGEVITDDMSEYTTSGDLKTVMHDHIYFGQEEEDISLSSEHIYVSDPPTTLGHKANVAHDQPAVAVSEAPTTLASQANVLRGQLVLAVSEPHTTLPSQENVFHGQLVLAVSESPTSLTSQANAAHDQPVVAVSESPTTLAHKASAEHDHLSLALSDSPAKLKHQVRVLHEKLVLARKKFKLKCQQTRRMQSKLVSLKEETKALKTKLDDAEKQMAALSQKSINNGGKRRKAKAIPKEAKHPLKQQLLPTALIEIAFPAPPSPVPTSTQQDLK; translated from the exons ATGGCTCGTGTGGTTTGTAATGATGCATTTTGGTACGGTTGGATTTGTCTAAGTATGAATCGAAACCGAGCCAAGGGGAAGctgctccaagtttacaaactcatcgACGGATTTGGACCGCAGCAAACGGAACTAtcg TTCAGAAGGAGGCTGAAGGACACCGCTGTGCCGACTATTTTCAACTTTCCGCCACATTTGAGGAAAAAGGAGCCCCCTCCCAGGCCCACGCTGAACCGCTCTACTGGGGGGGTAAACGACCCTTTGGTTTCTCCTGCTGATCATTACATTGTCGTTGTGAAGCAAGAGACTGTCGAGGAGGCCGATGTCGTTGTGAAGCAAGAGACTGCTGAGGAGACCAATTTCGTTGAATATGGCGACATTGTTAGGGTCACAGTCGGTGAGGTCATCACTGATGACATGAGTGAGTACACCACAAGCGGAGATTTAAAAACCGTTATGCATGATCATATATACTTTGGCCAAGAAGAGGAGGACATCTCTTTGAGCTCTGAGCACATCTACGTTTCTGATCCTCCCACGACACTCGGACATAAAGCAAATGTAGCACACGACCAACCCGCTGTAGCCGTTTCTGAGGCTCCCACGACACTCGCAAGTCAAGCAAATGTATTACGTGGTCAGCTAGTTTTAGCTGTCTCTGAGCCCCATACAACACTCCCAAGTCAAGAAAATGTATTCCATGGTCAGCTTGTTTTAGCGGTTTCTGAGTCCCCCACATCGCTCACAAGTCAAGCAAACGCGGCACACGATCAGCCTGTTGTAGCGGTTTCCGAGTCTCCCACAACACTCGCACATAAAGCAAGTGCAGAACACGATCACCTTTCATTAGCCCTCTCCGATTCTCCCGCGAAACTCAAACATCAAGTAAGGGTCCTACACGAGAAGCTTGTCTTAGCCCGCAAAAAGTTTAAGCTGAAGTGTCAGCAGACGAGGAGGATGCAATCAAAACTCGTGTCCTTGAAAGAGGAGACAAAGGCTCTAAAGACAAAGTTGGACGACGCTGAAAAGCAGATGGCCGCGCTATCGCAGAAGTCCATCAACAACGGAGGTAAACGCAGGAAAGCAAAAGCAATCCCAAAAGAAGCAAAGCATCCACTTAAGCAGCAACTGCTTCCTACTGCCCTGATCGAAATCGCTTTCCCTGCGCCGCCTTCCCCCGTGCCAACTTCCACACAACAGGACTTAAAGTGA